AAAGCGCAAGTGACCGTTTATCTCCGTATAAAAAAAAACGAGAGTGTATCTCTCGTTTTCACGCAATTTTTGCAGGTAATAATATATTGAAGGTTGTTCCTTTATTTGGCTCACTTTCAACAAACACTTTACCGTGATGACTTTCAATAATTTTAAAGCTAACCATTAATCCTAGGCCATTACCATTCCTCTTAGTTGTGTAAAATGGCTCACCAAGTTTCTGCAATTTATCTTTAGGAATACCTACCCCAAAATCCTGAATCGAGATTTGTACATTATTATCATGAGTAAACGTTTTAACGTGCAAATCTCCACCTTTTGGCATTGCTTCGATTCCATTTTTAATAAAGTTTAGAAAAACCTGCTTTAAGCGATTCTCGTCACAATCAATTTGAATAATCTCTTGATTACAATCAAATAACAAGTGGACATTCCTCTTCCTCGCTTCAAATTCAAGTAGTGAAATGACGTCTCTAATTACCGGAACGACATTCTTTTCTTCTAATTCCACTGCCTTTGGTTTAGCTAACACCATAAAGTCCTCAACGATGTTATTTACCCGTTCAATCTCATCAAGAATAATATTCAAAAACTCTAACCGATCTGGATTTTTCTCATCTAACTGTAAGAATTCTGTATACCCCTTCATAGAGGTTAGTGGATTGCGAATTTCGTGAGCGACACCTGCTGCCAATTGACCCACTGCAGCAAGTTTATCTTGGCGGTGAAGAACTTCTTCTGTTTTCTTCCGTTCCGTTATATCATTACGAATGGCTAAATATTGGTACGGCCTTCCAGCTTCATTTATAAAAGGAACGATCGTGGTATCCACCCAATAAAAGGTCCCATCCTTAGCTTTATTTCTTATTTCACCTTTCCATACATTACCTTCCCCAATTGTTTTCCAAAGGTTTTTGAAGTATTCCTTACTGTGGTAACCTGAATTAAGGATATTATGATCTTTTCCTATTAATTCTTCACGACTATACTTTGATATCTCACAAAACTTTTCGTTTACGCTGGTGATTTTTCCTTTTGAATCTGTAAAGGCAACAATGGAAGATTGATCTAAAGCAAATTTTATATCAGTATTCTCTTTTATTGTCTCTTTGAGGTGCTCCTCTGCCCTTTTTCGATCAGAAATATCTGAGCGGATAGCGATATATTGAACAGGTTTACCTTTATTATTCAAAAAAGGAACAATGGTAGTGTCAACCCAATAAAACGAACCATCCTTTGCTTTATTTCTTATCTCTCCACGCCAAACCTGACCTGATTGGATCGTTTTCCAAAGATGTTGAAAAAAATCTTTTGGATGATAATCTGAGTTTAAAATTCGGTGATTCTTACCAATGATCTCTTCCTTCTTATACTTTGAAATTTCTTCAAATTTATCATTTATATAAACAATTGTTCCATGTGGATCTGTAATCGCCACAATGGCCGCAGCATCAAGTGCAGCTTTAATGTCCTTTAAGTTTGTATCCGTTGCTGCTAATTGTTTACTTTTCAAAGTACTCGAAATAATCAAACCTCCGGTGATTAAAACAGATACAAATAAGACCAAATAAATAAAGAATGGACTATTTGCGTTCGAGCCATTTACCACTTCACTTGTCATGATCTCAGCCCGTTGTAAAAGAAAATGACCTTCAGCAATTGTTCCTGAAATAATTAATACACTTACCGGTTTTAACCAACCCTGATTTCCTTGGGAGTAGCTTGATGAAAAAAGAATCCACAAAGAAAATAAAAATGAACAAAAAATTAATAATCCTAAAAATATTAGCAGTACAATATTGTATTTAATATTTACATTCATGGCATATAAACTGATCACTTGAGTCGCAATAACAGCAAAGGTTAAAAATAAGCTGCCGACAAGTAAATGATAGAATCGAATAGTTTTGCCAAAAAACGCAAGGAAAGCAATTCCGGTAAAGGCAATTCCAATAAACATTGCAAGAATCGTAAGCGGAATATTATAGCTTGCAAACCGATTTGTATCTGCTGAAATAAGTGCAATAAAATTCATGACCCATATTCCAATACCCATTGAAAATGTTCCACCAAGAAAGAGAAGCCGCTTATTATGGTAAGAAGACCTTATTAAAGTAAACATATCCAATGCTGTATATGATGCCATGATGGTTAAACCGATGGCAATAATAATGAAATATGGATTAAAAGTCCCAAGCAACGCATTCATTAACCAGCACCCCCCTTTTTCAACAATGAATTTCTACTATGATTGTAATGTAAAGTAGATGCGTATGGAAGCAATAATTTTCTAGCTTTCCCATTTATTTTTACCCTATATCCGTTCATCATTATATATAAAC
The DNA window shown above is from Neobacillus sp. WH10 and carries:
- a CDS encoding PAS domain S-box protein → MNALLGTFNPYFIIIAIGLTIMASYTALDMFTLIRSSYHNKRLLFLGGTFSMGIGIWVMNFIALISADTNRFASYNIPLTILAMFIGIAFTGIAFLAFFGKTIRFYHLLVGSLFLTFAVIATQVISLYAMNVNIKYNIVLLIFLGLLIFCSFLFSLWILFSSSYSQGNQGWLKPVSVLIISGTIAEGHFLLQRAEIMTSEVVNGSNANSPFFIYLVLFVSVLITGGLIISSTLKSKQLAATDTNLKDIKAALDAAAIVAITDPHGTIVYINDKFEEISKYKKEEIIGKNHRILNSDYHPKDFFQHLWKTIQSGQVWRGEIRNKAKDGSFYWVDTTIVPFLNNKGKPVQYIAIRSDISDRKRAEEHLKETIKENTDIKFALDQSSIVAFTDSKGKITSVNEKFCEISKYSREELIGKDHNILNSGYHSKEYFKNLWKTIGEGNVWKGEIRNKAKDGTFYWVDTTIVPFINEAGRPYQYLAIRNDITERKKTEEVLHRQDKLAAVGQLAAGVAHEIRNPLTSMKGYTEFLQLDEKNPDRLEFLNIILDEIERVNNIVEDFMVLAKPKAVELEEKNVVPVIRDVISLLEFEARKRNVHLLFDCNQEIIQIDCDENRLKQVFLNFIKNGIEAMPKGGDLHVKTFTHDNNVQISIQDFGVGIPKDKLQKLGEPFYTTKRNGNGLGLMVSFKIIESHHGKVFVESEPNKGTTFNILLPAKIA